The following coding sequences lie in one Saimiri boliviensis isolate mSaiBol1 chromosome 6, mSaiBol1.pri, whole genome shotgun sequence genomic window:
- the OR52R1 gene encoding olfactory receptor 52R1 produces the protein MVLASGNSSSYPAFFILLGIPGLESFQFWIAFPFCAMYAVAIVGNITLLHVIRIDHTLHEPMYLFLAMLAITDLVLSSSTQPKMLAIFWFHAHEIEYHACLIQVFFIHAFSSVESGVLMAMALDRYVAICFPLRHSSILTPTVVIRLGAVVMLRGLLWVSPFCFMVSRMPFCQHQVIPQSYCEHMAVLTLMCADTSINRGYGLFVAFSVVGFDMIVIGISYVMILRAVLQLPSGEARLKAFGTCASHICVILALYIPALFSFLTHRFGHHVPRVVHILFANLYLLVPPMLNPIIYGVRTKQIRDRVTQGCCGKDL, from the coding sequence ATGGTGCTGGCTTCAGGGAACAGCTCTTCTTACCCTGCATTCTTCATCCTGCTTGGAATCCCAGGCTTGGAGAGTTTCCAGTTCTGGATTGCCTTTCCGTTCTGTGCCATGTATGCTGTGGCCATCGTTGGAAATATCACTCTCCTCCATGTAATTCGGATTGACCATACCCTGCATGAGCCCATGTACCTCTTTCTGGCCATGCTGGCCATCACTGACCTGgtcctctcctcctccacccaACCTAAGATGTTGGCCATATTCTGGTTTCATGCTCATGAGATTGAATACCATGCCTGCCTCATCCAGGTGTTCTTCATCCATGCCTTTTCTTCTGTGGAGTCTGGGGTGCTCATGGCTATGGCCCTGGACCGCTACGTGGCTATCTGCTTCCCACTCCGACACTCTAGCATCCTGACCCCAACAGTTGTGATCAGACTGGGGGCTGTCGTGATGCTGCGAGGGCTGCTGTGGGTGAGCCCCTTCTGCTTCATGGTGTCTAGGATGCCCTTCTGCCAACACCAAGTCATTCCCCAGTCCTACTGTGAGCACATGGCTGTGCTGACGTTGATGTGTGCTGATACAAGCATAAATCGTGGGTATGGCCTCTTCGTGGCCTTCTCTGTGGTTGGTTTTGATATGATTGTCATCGGTATATCATACGTGATGATTTTGAGAGCTGTGCTTCAGTTGCCCTCAGGTGAAGCCCGCCTCAAAGCTTTTGGCACATGTGCCTCCCATATCTGTGTCATCTTGGCTCTTTATATCCcagcccttttttctttcctcactcaCCGCTTTGGTCATCATGTGCCCCGAGTGGTACACATCTTGTTTGCTAATCTCTATCTACTGGTACCTCCCATGCTCAACCCCATCATCTATGGGGTTAGAACCAAACAGATCCGGGACAGAGTTACCCAAGGATGTTGTGGGAAAGACCTCTGA